In one Kitasatospora cineracea genomic region, the following are encoded:
- a CDS encoding amino acid ABC transporter permease, whose translation MASPAVPSAGLRSAAPPTAPAAPAPEAVPAGLPIVPRRRPGRYVSGGLALLATALLVRSLAGNPAFEWPVVGAYLTSVSILRGLLLTLWLTGAVTALGFALGTVLAVARLSGNPVLQSLSWGFVWVFRATPLLVQLLFWFNIGALYPELSLRLPFGGELFAVRTVDLLGPALTAVIGLTLHEAAFAAEVVRSGVQSVDQGQLEAAASLGLGRGRVLRRIVLPQAMRAILPPAGNMLIGTLKGTSVISVLAVHDLLFSAQLVYNQTYQVIPLLLVATLWYVAVTSVLSVGQYYLERHFARGATRAGLPPTPWQRARAVVRRAVGR comes from the coding sequence ATGGCCTCGCCCGCCGTCCCGTCCGCCGGACTCCGGTCCGCCGCCCCGCCCACCGCACCCGCCGCACCCGCGCCCGAAGCCGTTCCGGCCGGGCTGCCGATCGTGCCCCGCCGCCGTCCCGGGCGCTACGTCAGCGGCGGCCTGGCGCTGCTCGCCACCGCCCTGCTGGTGCGCTCGCTGGCCGGCAACCCGGCCTTCGAGTGGCCGGTGGTCGGCGCCTACCTGACCTCGGTGTCGATCCTGCGCGGCCTGCTGCTGACGCTGTGGCTGACCGGCGCGGTGACGGCCCTCGGCTTCGCCCTGGGCACGGTGCTGGCGGTGGCCAGGCTCTCCGGCAACCCGGTGCTGCAGAGCCTGAGTTGGGGCTTCGTGTGGGTCTTCCGGGCCACTCCGCTGCTGGTCCAGCTGCTGTTCTGGTTCAACATCGGCGCGCTGTACCCGGAGCTGTCGCTGCGCCTGCCGTTCGGCGGCGAGCTGTTCGCGGTGCGGACCGTCGACCTGCTCGGCCCGGCGCTCACCGCGGTGATCGGGCTGACCCTGCACGAGGCCGCGTTCGCCGCCGAGGTGGTGCGCTCCGGCGTCCAGTCGGTCGACCAGGGCCAGTTGGAGGCGGCCGCCTCGCTGGGCCTGGGCCGCGGCCGGGTGCTGCGCCGGATCGTGCTGCCGCAGGCGATGCGGGCGATCCTGCCGCCGGCCGGGAACATGCTGATCGGCACCCTCAAGGGCACCTCGGTGATCAGCGTGCTGGCCGTCCACGACCTGCTGTTCTCCGCCCAGTTGGTCTACAACCAGACGTACCAGGTGATCCCGCTGCTGCTGGTGGCGACCCTCTGGTACGTGGCGGTGACCAGCGTGCTGTCGGTCGGCCAGTACTACCTGGAGCGGCACTTCGCCCGCGGCGCCACCCGCGCCGGGCTGCCGCCGACCCCGTGGCAGCGGGCCCGGGCGGTCGTCCGGCGCGCGGTCGGGCGGTGA